The nucleotide window GACCTGACCGACCCGGCGCCGGCGGCAACCTTTGCCCACCTCGACGCCACCACCGTTCTTTCGCGGCAGATCGCCGAGCTGGGTATCTATCCGGCGGTCGACCCGCTCGATTCCACCTCGAGGATTCTCGACCCCCACGTCATCGGCCAGGAGCACTACGAAGTGGCCCGCGGCGTGCAGGAAGTGCTGCAGCGTTATAAAGAGCTGCAGGATATCATCGCCATCCTCGGCATGGAAGAGCTGTCCGACGACGACAAGCTCACCGTGTCCCGGGCCCGCAAAATACAGCGCTTCCTGAGTCAGCCTTTCTTCGTGGCCGAGGCGTTTACCGGCACGCCGGGCAAATACGTGCCCCTCAAGGAAACGATCCGCGGTTTCAAGGAGATTCTGGCCGGCAAGCACGACGACCTGACCGAGCAAGCCTTCTTCATGGTCGGCACAATCGAGGAAGCGGTGGAAAAGGCGCGCCAGATCAAGGGGGAATAGGCTGTGGCCAATACCATAAGGCTCGATATTGTCACCCCTGAACGCATCGTCTATTCCGACAGCGTCAACATGGTCATCGCCCGGGCTACCGACGGCGACCTTGGCATCTTGCCCGGGCACGCCCCGCTGGTGGCCGGCATGGCTGTCTGGCCGCTAAGGGTGCTCAAGGATGAAGGCGAGCGCCAGATTTCCGTCTGCGGCGGGTTCATCGAGGTGCGGCCCGACAAGGTTACCATCCTTGCCTCCTGCGCCGAACTGCCCGACGAGATCGACGTCAAACGGGCCGAGTCGGCGCGCGAGAGAGCCGAGCGACGCCTCAAGGACGCCGGCCCCGATATTGACATGGCCCGGGCCGAAGCCGCCCTGCTACGGGCGATTATCCGTCTGCGGGTGGCCGAAGGCAGGGCAAGAGATATTTGATTTGCGAAAAGGCCGGGAGAACTCCCGGCCTTTTAACTATTTCGCCATCATCGCACCGGCAAAAATTGCTTGCATAACTCCCCTAAAAACTGGCAAGAATAAGCTCAGAGAAGGATGGGGAGTAGTATGCGCAGAAGTATTTGCTATGCGTTGATGGCCGGCCTCCTTTTTTTGTCGCTGCTCGCCTGGGGCCAGGCTAAAGACGGCGCCGAAGCGGCGCGGGTCGAGCTGCTGGGCGAGGCCATGGAGGCCGCCGGGGCGGTGACGGAGACGGTTGCTTTTAACGCGTGGACCAAGTTGCCTGATGCCGAACTGACCGACGACAGGCTAAAACGCGTTGCCCAGGCGGCGATGGCCAGACTTGGCTACCCGCAGGACCAGTACGACCTCAAGCTTACCCGCAGCGAACGGCATCGCCTCGTCAGAGCGGAAGCGGTCGGCGACGGTTGCCAGGCCGTCGTCATGGTCCAGGTAGTCTATCCCGTCTGGGACAAGAAAAGCGCCGAGGCGTTCTTGGTGGTAAACACCGAGACTAAGGCCGCGGCGGCCGATATCGAGCTGCTCCGCGGCCGGGTGGCGGAGGCTGCCGACTGCGGCGGCGGGGCAGCGCGTATATCTACTTGCCTGGTGGGTAGGCTTGATGGTAAACTAGAAAAAGAAATGTGGCCAGAAAAGCTGCAAATGGCCGGACAAGTCTTAGGCGCCACTGATGCCGAGCTGACTGTCCAGCCTGGTTACGCCGGTATGACGGGGTTTTCCCCCAAACTGCCGGAAGGCATCGTCGTCGGGGACAAGCGGATCAACATCAACTTGGCCATCCGTTACAGCCCGTACGACAACCGCACCTATGTAGTCATCGCCTCGCCGGTGATAACAGGCGAATATTAGCAGCAAGCGGTGGGAGGAAAGTACGTGGAAAGACTGATTGTCAGCGGGGGAAAAAGACTGTCTGGCAGCATTAAGATCAGCGGCGCCAAAAACGCCGTATTGCCGATTATCGCGGCCTCGCTTCTGGGGACGACGACTAGCCGGCTGGAGGAGATTCCCGCCCTCGAGGACGTCGGCACCATAAGCGAAGTGCTTGGCTATCTCGGGGTAACAGTCGCGAAAGAGGAGGCGGGCACGCTGATCGTCAACAGCGCCGACCTCTCCTGCTGCGAAGCCCCCTACGAGCTTGTCCGCAAGATGCGGGCCTCCTTCCTCGTCATGGGGCCGCTTCTCGCCAGAGCCGGCCAGGCGCGCATCTCCCTGCCCGGCGGCTGCGCGATCGGCACGAGGCCGATCGATCTCCACCTCAAAGGTTTTGAGGCCTTGGGTGCGGAAATTGTCCTCGGCCACGGCTATATCGAGGCACGGACAAAGCAGCGGCTTAAAGGCGCGCGGATCTACCTCGACTTTCCCAGCGTCGGCGCTACCGAGAATATCATGATGGCTGCGTCTCTGGCCGAAGGCCAAACTATCCTCGAAAATCCCGCCGAAGAGCCGGAGATCGTCGATCTGGCCAACTACCTAAACGCCATGGGGGCGCGGATCCGCGGCGCAGGAACCAACGTCATCCGCATCGAAGGGGTCAAAGAGCTCAAAGGCACCACTCACGCCGTAATCCCCGACAGGATCGAAGCCGGCACTTACATGGTGGCGGCGGCGATCACCGGCGGCGACGTCTGGCTGGAGAACGCCCTGTCCGAACATCTTAAGCCGGTCACCGCCAAACTCAAGGAAGCGGGTGTGGCGATCGAAGAGAAGATAGACGGGGTGAGGGTCCGCGGCACGGGAGCGGTCAAGGCGGTGGATGTCAAAACGCTGCCCTATCCCGGATTTCCCACCGACATGCAGTCCCAGTTCATGGCGCTGATGACGGTGGCCAACGGCACGAGCGTCGTCACCGAAACGGTATTCGAGAACCGCTTCATGCACGTGGACGAGCTCAAGCGCATGGGGGCGAGCATCAAAATCGAAGGCCGCAGCGCCATCGTGGAAGGGGTGCCCAACCTGACCGGCTGCCCGGTCAAGGCCACCGACCTCCGGGCCGGCGCGGCGCTGGTGCTGGCGGGACTGGTGGCTGAGGGCAAAACCGAGATAAGCTGCATTCATCATATTGATCGCGGGTATGAAGATATCGTCGGTAAACTGGCAAGCCTGGGCGCGGAGATCGTCCGGGTCGGATAAAGGATTATTAAAGGAGCGGCCTTAGGGTCGCTCCTTTATGCTTGTCATATAGTCGCCGCTCTGCGCATATGATTGGATACATAAGCGCGGGAGGGGCGGGCGTGAAAAAGGTGTTGGCGCTGACCATTCTGCTTGTCATCG belongs to Sporomusaceae bacterium and includes:
- a CDS encoding YwmB family TATA-box binding protein → MRRSICYALMAGLLFLSLLAWGQAKDGAEAARVELLGEAMEAAGAVTETVAFNAWTKLPDAELTDDRLKRVAQAAMARLGYPQDQYDLKLTRSERHRLVRAEAVGDGCQAVVMVQVVYPVWDKKSAEAFLVVNTETKAAAADIELLRGRVAEAADCGGGAARISTCLVGRLDGKLEKEMWPEKLQMAGQVLGATDAELTVQPGYAGMTGFSPKLPEGIVVGDKRININLAIRYSPYDNRTYVVIASPVITGEY
- a CDS encoding F0F1 ATP synthase subunit epsilon, coding for MANTIRLDIVTPERIVYSDSVNMVIARATDGDLGILPGHAPLVAGMAVWPLRVLKDEGERQISVCGGFIEVRPDKVTILASCAELPDEIDVKRAESARERAERRLKDAGPDIDMARAEAALLRAIIRLRVAEGRARDI
- the murA gene encoding UDP-N-acetylglucosamine 1-carboxyvinyltransferase → MERLIVSGGKRLSGSIKISGAKNAVLPIIAASLLGTTTSRLEEIPALEDVGTISEVLGYLGVTVAKEEAGTLIVNSADLSCCEAPYELVRKMRASFLVMGPLLARAGQARISLPGGCAIGTRPIDLHLKGFEALGAEIVLGHGYIEARTKQRLKGARIYLDFPSVGATENIMMAASLAEGQTILENPAEEPEIVDLANYLNAMGARIRGAGTNVIRIEGVKELKGTTHAVIPDRIEAGTYMVAAAITGGDVWLENALSEHLKPVTAKLKEAGVAIEEKIDGVRVRGTGAVKAVDVKTLPYPGFPTDMQSQFMALMTVANGTSVVTETVFENRFMHVDELKRMGASIKIEGRSAIVEGVPNLTGCPVKATDLRAGAALVLAGLVAEGKTEISCIHHIDRGYEDIVGKLASLGAEIVRVG